In the genome of Microcoleus sp. AS-A8, the window TGATTGGAGTGAGGATTGAGCCGATTTCGTCGGTTTTGTAACACCAGACGAATTCGATAATACAGGGGCTGTGGGTTGGGGTAAGCGGTTTTCTGTACAGCCTCCAGTTATTGAGATCATCGCTAAAGTCGAGCTAAGTGCTATACGCTTGAGTCCTGCCATCTAAATGACCGTAAACGTTGAATAGGGACAATATTAGGCAGAAAGTGTACGCCTTTTACTGCCATTTCGTAGAACACGTCTTGAACTGTCCTGATGATATCGAGTCACCTCTCCCCTATATTGCACCTTAACTCAAGTGTGATTTCCAATGTCCTTCGGACACGCTAGGCTAGTGCTAACTCGTTTTACCAGCTCAAAACTCAACTCTGTGCTAGCGATTTTTATAGAAGTGAATTCAAGGGGGATAACGCTATGGTTTGGTTTGTCTTAATATTTTTGTTTATTTTGCTGCTTTCTGCTACTCCGCTCCTCGGAAGCCTCAATGTACCCTGGTCTTTGGAAATTATGATTGGATTATTCGCTGCTTTTTTTATCGCCAGTTGGATTATCCTCATTTTTTACCCGCAATGGGGGTAACAAGAGCAAGCACGTTAACCTCAACAACCTTGGGTTTTTGGAAAGAGGAATTAGACCCAACCTCGAATTTCAGCGTCAGTTAGCGATCGCTCTAACTTGACATATTCGCTCTTTGCCGGTTGTAGAATATGTTTCATCATGACTGCCTCTCCCGCATCAGCAGCGAGAAAGGCCGCATTTAACGCATGACTAAGTCTGAGGTACTATACCCAAAGCTAAAATATTTCTTTAGTGCTTACTTCCATCAAGACTGGAAAACTATGTATGATGGGGACGGGAAAAATGCATCATACAAAGAGGTTGTAAAAGATTTTAAAGCCAATAATCCTGCTGCAACAGTAAATCAAGCCATTCAAGAATTAGAATCGTTTCTAAACCAGAATTTGTCCGAGCAGGAGCTACACAAAATTGTAGTTCATGAACTCGGAGCTAATTTTCGTGCTGCTGGAGCAAGACTAACTTATCAACAATGGTTGAACTCTGTTTTAGATATCCTCAAGACTTAATCAATTACTGGGGTTGCCTATTACGGATAAATAGTCGCCCAACTCGCTTAAAATAATTTTTGTCATCAGTCAGTAGCGTACAGGCTATGAGCCTTAAACTTGAGTTCAAAGAGGGAGAACTAATCATACTCTCTCTCCGTTTTGGGGAGGGGTTCTTTAGATCTTTACAACAGGTCTAATAACCGATAGGGCACGATAATATCGTGCCCCTACAGCGAAACATTATCTATCAGTTTGGTCGTTGGACAATCTTTTCCAAAACCCGCCGTTTGGCCTTGGGGTCGAAGCCAATCAATCGTACATATTCGCCGTTGTGTTCAGCTAGGAGTTCTGCCAAGTCGATGATTATTTGCGATGCTTCATCTCCCTGGAATGAGGCACCACTTTGCCACGCATTATTCCGGACTCGACGGTCGTTGGCATGTTCGATACTTAGGCGATACCCTTGAGCCAAAAGCTCACGAATTTGCTCCTGAGTTTCTAAATCCAATGGCCCATTCGGTACGGGTTTGCTTGGCGTTCTGGAACTGTTTAATCCGTTGGAACCGTTAGCGCTGATTGGCTGATTGATTAACTCATTTTGAGTATCTGCTTGTGAGTTTTCTGGTCTTCGGCTAGCTGGACGAGATATATCTTGAGGCTGTTGATTTTTCTGCTGTGGAGATAGAGCTTGATTGTACTCCCTGACAAGCCCCATATTTTCTACCTGCTTCTGTTCACCCCTCAACAGGTTCCCAAATTCAATTAAGCGAGACAGATTAAAATTTGGTTTGGGAAACGTTGGCGCTTCTTCTGCACTATTCACGATACGGGAAGAGATGCGCTCAAACCCAATTTTTTGGATGAAATGCAGGATTTGTTCATCGTAAATACGCGATCGCAACGCACTAAAGAAATCGATAGGTTGACCTGGAAAGGTATCAACAAGTTGTTCAATCTGTTGACGAGGTAGCCCATCTTCTGAAAAGATACCGCTAACAACACCAATTCTGTCTTCGCGATCGGGTTCCCAGTAAAACTTCTCCATCCGACCATCTCGGATTAACGGCGCATATAGAGTAGAAAAGTCATTTCCTGTTACCAAAATTGGTACGCGATGGAGTGGTGTTGAGTCATAACTACCAGGGAGTTGCACATCAGTTGGATTATCGGCAATATTCATCAATGTGCCGTTTACCAACTGGGTATTTACTGTGTATTGAGTCCCTTGATCGAAGCGCCCTGCCCCTGCATCTAAGTCGTTGATCATCAGGACAGCCATTTTGCCGCGTACCCGGATGAGTTCAGCCGCTTCTCGATAGCGCAGGCGGATTAAACGTGCTGGATCTCCTGCATCTGGGCTTTCTAATTCACCCGCCGACATGTGGACGGCTTCAACTCCCATGCGCTCAAAGACTAACTCGCATTGAAAGGATTTTCCCTCTCCCTTGCGTCCATGAATACCGAGAATTAAGGGAACGCGCACTCCTGGGAGGTCGAGATAATTTTTGGTGATGTGAACGGCAAGTTTGTTTAAAAAGCGGGGAGAAATGTAGTAGCTCATCGGTCTATTTTCTGCGGCTGAGTTTGGTAGTGCGAGTAAAAGCGATCATGGAGATGCCTATTGTTAAGATTTTATAACAAAATGGAGGAGTGAGACGGTTTGAGGGGTGTGTTCGGCTCCCTTAATTTGAGATTTTTGTCTCTTGGCTTGCCCCAGTTGCTAGGCTAACGCCTCGCTTCACGAACATCGAACCAGTGTGCTTTGGGCAACTAGCTTGAATAAGGGTTGCTTTCTCAATCCTTTAAAGAAAGCAAGGAAAAAATATAACTCTGAAATTGAAAAGTTTTACTGGAATCCGAAAGTCAGACTATGGCACGATTTTCAATGTATTGTATCTTGTGGGAGCGCACCCTGAGAAATAGTTAAACAATACACCAAACCACAATTAGGGGCTAGATTGAATAAATAAGAGGCATCGAGCCTCTTATTTATCATTGCGGTACCATCCCCATTGCCTAGCGGATGGGGAATTGCGCGAAATTCGTTAACACTATAAGCTCCTGTACCTCATAATCTAGGCGTTCACAACTTCACCACCATTGGGATGGAGAATTTGACCTGACATATAGGAGGAATCATCCGAAGCCAAAAACACATAGCAAGGAGCCACTTCTTCGGGTTGTCCAGCTCGCTGCATGGGTACTTGTGCGCCGAAGCTCTTCACCTTTTCCTCAGGAAACGTGGAGGGAATTAAGGGAGTCCAGATGGGGCCGGGAGCCACACCATTCACGCGAATTTTCTTCTCAACCAAGGATTGCGATAGAGAGCGAGTAAAGGCAACGATCGCACCCTTAGTGGAAGAGTAGTCCAACAGTTGAGGATTGCCCTTGTAGGCAGTGACGGACGTGGTATTGATGATGGTACTACCTTCCTTCAGGTGGGGTAGAGCGGCTTTGGCCATGAAAAACATACTAAAAATATTGGTGCGGAAGGTGCGTTCCAGTTGCTCGGCTGTGATCTGTTCAATGCTCTCTTGGGGATGCTGTTCTGCGGCGTTGTTAATGAGAATATCCAGGTGCCCCAACTCCTGAACCGTTTGCTGTACCGCCTGTTGGCAGAACTGCTCGTCTCCTATATCCCCCTTGATCATCACACAGCGCTTGCCTTCGGCTTCCACCAGTCGCTTTGTTTCTTCTGCATCCTGGTCTTCGCTGAGGTACATGATTGCTACATCAGCTCCTTCTTTAGCGTAGAGGATTGCTACTGAACGACCAATGCCGCTATCACCACCCGTAATTAGAGCCACTTTGCCTTCTAGTTTCCCAGCAGCCCGATAATTAGAACCCTGTGCCTGGGGTTTGGGTGTCATTTCAGATTCACTACCCGGTCGATGATCTTGGTGTTGTGGTGGTTGTAATTCCTGTTGTTGTTGAGCCTGAGTCATAGTTTTTTACCTTCTCTTGTCTATTAATTTTCAGAATGTGTATGGTTTGTTCAGACCTCTAACACCTTAGAAAGAAGTTGCTCTTAGTTCTTGCCTCATTAGAAAGAAGTTTTTGCTATGCCTTTAGACTAGGTTATTATTAACGACTTTAGTAATAATGCTTACAATTTAATAGTATTAAATACTTCTAAAATACTAAAAGATGTGGGCTGTTCAGTATACAAATTGGGTGCCAGATGGCTCAACATAAATCTGATACCAAATTCCTATGAAATTTGGTATGACAAGAGATGAAAACTAAAAAATTACCCACAGAGTGAGTGGGTGTAGCTTTACTGTGTCAGGTATTTTTTAGGAATAGTCTATAAATTTAGAACACAAGAATCTGCAAGAAAAAGTCAATTAACAGAGCCTACTTTGGGTAAAAAGTACTTGCCCTGCCATATAGGAGGCATCCTCTGAGGCTAAAAATACCACACTTTGGGCAATTTCTTCGGGGTGATTCTCTACTCCCATTGGCATTTGATCGCCCATTGATTTCACTTTATCAGCGGATAAATTAGAAGGAACCAGCATTGTCCAGACAGGACCCGGAGCTACACCATTAACTCGAATTCCTTGATCTTCCAACGATTGGGATAAGGAACGAGTAAACGTCAAGATGGCTCCCTTACTAGAAGTATAGTTCAAGGATTGTTGGTTCCCTGGGGATGCGGTTACAGATGTAGTGTTGATGATAGTACTTCCCTCTTTGAGATAAGGGAGTGCAGCATTAGTCATATAAAACATCGAGCATAGACTACTTTGTAAAGTGCGTTCTAGCTCATCCATACTGATGTTTTGAGGCCTTTTTGGCGGTTGCTGTTCAGCAGCGTTATTCACCAAAATATCAATTTTGCCAAAATGAGCAATCGCCTTTTGTACGGCCTGCTGACAGAATTGTTCATCTTCAACATCACCGTCAATCAAGAGACACGAGCGCCCCTGTCTCTCTACCATTGTTTGAGTTTGTTTGG includes:
- a CDS encoding SDR family oxidoreductase, coding for MTQAQQQQELQPPQHQDHRPGSESEMTPKPQAQGSNYRAAGKLEGKVALITGGDSGIGRSVAILYAKEGADVAIMYLSEDQDAEETKRLVEAEGKRCVMIKGDIGDEQFCQQAVQQTVQELGHLDILINNAAEQHPQESIEQITAEQLERTFRTNIFSMFFMAKAALPHLKEGSTIINTTSVTAYKGNPQLLDYSSTKGAIVAFTRSLSQSLVEKKIRVNGVAPGPIWTPLIPSTFPEEKVKSFGAQVPMQRAGQPEEVAPCYVFLASDDSSYMSGQILHPNGGEVVNA
- a CDS encoding contact-dependent growth inhibition system immunity protein encodes the protein MYDGDGKNASYKEVVKDFKANNPAATVNQAIQELESFLNQNLSEQELHKIVVHELGANFRAAGARLTYQQWLNSVLDILKT
- a CDS encoding ribulose bisphosphate carboxylase small subunit, producing MSYYISPRFLNKLAVHITKNYLDLPGVRVPLILGIHGRKGEGKSFQCELVFERMGVEAVHMSAGELESPDAGDPARLIRLRYREAAELIRVRGKMAVLMINDLDAGAGRFDQGTQYTVNTQLVNGTLMNIADNPTDVQLPGSYDSTPLHRVPILVTGNDFSTLYAPLIRDGRMEKFYWEPDREDRIGVVSGIFSEDGLPRQQIEQLVDTFPGQPIDFFSALRSRIYDEQILHFIQKIGFERISSRIVNSAEEAPTFPKPNFNLSRLIEFGNLLRGEQKQVENMGLVREYNQALSPQQKNQQPQDISRPASRRPENSQADTQNELINQPISANGSNGLNSSRTPSKPVPNGPLDLETQEQIRELLAQGYRLSIEHANDRRVRNNAWQSGASFQGDEASQIIIDLAELLAEHNGEYVRLIGFDPKAKRRVLEKIVQRPN
- a CDS encoding SDR family oxidoreductase; this encodes MMQQKHIDKLKDELPAPGSGKLCNKVALIVGGDSGIGRAVAIAFAQEEADLAIIYRNANEDAKQTQTMVERQGRSCLLIDGDVEDEQFCQQAVQKAIAHFGKIDILVNNAAEQQPPKRPQNISMDELERTLQSSLCSMFYMTNAALPYLKEGSTIINTTSVTASPGNQQSLNYTSSKGAILTFTRSLSQSLEDQGIRVNGVAPGPVWTMLVPSNLSADKVKSMGDQMPMGVENHPEEIAQSVVFLASEDASYMAGQVLFTQSRLC